One window of the Shewanella cyperi genome contains the following:
- a CDS encoding DUF7010 family protein, with amino-acid sequence MQLKQAQSDMRYAYYGGAPGVFISSLVWGLAAVCSIWLPPMQVILVFFVGGMFIYPVAVLLTKLIGRSGSVSADNPLRLLAFENTALLIFGFPLVYAAALVHLEWFFPAMMLLIGGRYMTFGTMYGSQLYRLLGCVLALSAYAMYQFAAGFTLGAIVGAAIEVAFAILLTFITAKEPPMEVSPAMPSDA; translated from the coding sequence ATGCAGCTAAAGCAAGCTCAAAGTGACATGCGATATGCCTATTATGGTGGGGCACCTGGGGTATTTATCTCCTCATTGGTATGGGGATTGGCCGCGGTATGTTCAATTTGGTTGCCCCCCATGCAGGTGATACTGGTTTTCTTTGTTGGGGGTATGTTTATTTATCCAGTAGCCGTGCTGTTAACAAAATTAATTGGACGTAGCGGAAGCGTGTCGGCCGATAATCCTTTGCGACTATTGGCATTTGAGAACACGGCCTTGCTGATCTTTGGTTTTCCACTGGTGTATGCAGCGGCCTTGGTACACCTTGAATGGTTTTTTCCGGCCATGATGTTGTTGATTGGTGGTCGATACATGACCTTTGGCACCATGTATGGCTCACAACTGTACCGATTGCTGGGATGTGTGCTTGCGCTGTCAGCCTATGCGATGTACCAGTTTGCTGCGGGTTTTACCCTGGGAGCGATTGTCGGCGCGGCAATAGAGGTGGCTTTCGCTATATTGCTTACATTTATTACCGCTAAGGAACCTCCCATGGAGGTCAGTCCGGCAATGCCGTCCGATGCATAG
- a CDS encoding M3 family metallopeptidase — MKGMTLTPLFAAMALTLGLGACSATDTAQSQATSQVQATSDALAGNPFMAPYNTFMEIPAFDRIKAEHFLPAFKEGIKRQKAEIQAIIDNPQAPTFANTIEAMEFSGDLLTRVSNVFFNLTGADTTPELQAISKEVSPLLSSAEDDILLNDQLFQKVKAVYGQKDKLGLNLAQAKLLEDTYKGFSRGGANLSENDKAKLRELNGEIAKLGLEFGDHLLAETNAFELVVDNEADLSGLPKDVIDGAAETAAKRGHPGKWVFTTQRPSITPFLTYADNRELREKLFKGYIERGNNNDANDNKKILAKMASLRAERAQLLGYASHAHYVLEERTAKTPENVYGLLNKVWPAAIKQAKAEVAEMQQLIDAEGGNFKLQAWDWWYYADKIRTAKYSFNEQDTRPYFSLENTLKGVFYTANRLYGITVKERTDLPKYHPDVRTFEVYDKDGQLMAVFMGDYWVRDSKRGGAWMNSYRKQYQMNGEDSKPIIVNVLNFPRPAGNEPTLLTFDEASTLFHEFGHALHGMLSKVEYRSQGGTAVPRDYVEFPSQVNENWMTQPEVLAQFARHYKTGEVIPQALVEKIQAASKFNQGFATVEYMAATLLDLDWHSLTDTKERDAAKFEADSLARMGLIPEIAPRYRSTYFSHIFSGGYSAGYYSYIWSDILGADAFEAFRENGIFDPATAKAFRDNVLSKGGSDDPMKLYQQFRGKEAGIEPLLRSRGLMD; from the coding sequence ATGAAGGGAATGACCCTCACCCCCCTGTTTGCCGCCATGGCACTGACTCTGGGCCTTGGCGCCTGCAGCGCAACGGATACCGCGCAATCACAGGCCACCAGCCAGGTTCAGGCCACCAGCGATGCCCTTGCGGGCAATCCCTTTATGGCTCCCTATAACACCTTTATGGAAATCCCGGCATTCGACCGTATCAAGGCCGAACATTTCCTGCCCGCCTTCAAGGAAGGCATAAAGCGCCAGAAGGCCGAAATCCAGGCCATCATAGACAATCCGCAAGCGCCAACCTTCGCCAATACCATAGAAGCCATGGAATTTTCCGGCGATCTGCTGACCCGGGTATCCAATGTATTCTTTAACCTGACCGGTGCCGATACCACGCCCGAGCTGCAGGCCATCTCCAAGGAAGTATCCCCCCTGCTGTCATCGGCAGAGGATGACATACTGCTGAACGACCAGCTGTTCCAAAAGGTCAAGGCCGTCTATGGGCAAAAGGACAAGCTGGGACTGAACCTGGCCCAGGCCAAGCTTTTGGAAGACACCTATAAGGGTTTCAGTCGTGGCGGTGCCAATCTGAGCGAAAACGACAAGGCCAAACTGCGGGAACTCAACGGTGAGATTGCCAAGCTGGGACTGGAATTCGGCGATCATCTGCTGGCGGAAACCAACGCCTTTGAGCTGGTGGTAGACAATGAAGCCGATCTGAGCGGTTTGCCCAAGGACGTTATCGACGGTGCCGCCGAAACCGCTGCCAAACGAGGTCATCCCGGCAAATGGGTCTTTACCACCCAGCGTCCCTCCATCACCCCCTTCCTCACCTATGCCGACAATCGCGAGCTGAGGGAAAAGCTGTTCAAGGGCTATATTGAGCGTGGCAACAATAACGATGCCAACGACAATAAAAAAATCCTGGCCAAGATGGCCTCCCTGCGTGCCGAGCGCGCCCAGCTGCTGGGCTATGCCAGCCATGCCCACTATGTGTTGGAAGAGCGCACCGCCAAGACCCCGGAAAATGTCTATGGTCTGCTGAACAAGGTGTGGCCTGCCGCCATCAAGCAGGCCAAGGCCGAAGTGGCCGAGATGCAGCAGCTTATCGACGCCGAGGGCGGCAACTTCAAGCTGCAGGCCTGGGATTGGTGGTACTATGCCGACAAGATCCGTACCGCCAAGTACAGCTTTAACGAGCAGGACACCCGCCCCTATTTCTCGCTGGAAAACACCCTCAAGGGCGTGTTCTACACCGCCAATCGCCTGTACGGCATTACTGTCAAGGAACGCACAGATCTGCCCAAGTATCATCCGGACGTGCGCACCTTTGAGGTCTATGACAAAGATGGCCAGCTGATGGCGGTCTTCATGGGCGATTACTGGGTACGCGACTCCAAGCGCGGCGGTGCCTGGATGAACTCCTACCGCAAGCAATACCAGATGAATGGCGAAGACTCCAAGCCCATCATAGTCAACGTGCTCAACTTCCCGCGCCCGGCCGGTAACGAACCTACCCTGCTGACCTTTGACGAAGCCAGCACCCTGTTCCACGAGTTCGGCCATGCCCTGCACGGCATGCTGTCCAAGGTGGAATACCGCTCTCAGGGTGGTACCGCCGTGCCCCGCGACTATGTGGAATTCCCATCCCAGGTTAACGAGAACTGGATGACCCAACCCGAGGTGCTGGCGCAATTTGCCCGCCACTACAAGACAGGTGAAGTGATCCCTCAAGCCTTGGTTGAAAAAATCCAGGCCGCCAGCAAATTCAACCAGGGCTTTGCCACTGTGGAATACATGGCCGCCACCCTGCTGGATCTGGACTGGCACAGCCTGACCGACACCAAAGAGCGCGATGCCGCCAAGTTTGAAGCGGACTCCCTGGCGCGCATGGGCCTTATTCCCGAGATAGCGCCCCGCTACCGCTCCACCTATTTCAGCCACATCTTCTCCGGTGGCTATTCGGCCGGCTACTACAGCTATATCTGGTCCGATATTCTCGGTGCCGATGCCTTTGAGGCCTTCCGCGAGAACGGCATATTTGATCCCGCCACCGCCAAGGCTTTCCGGGACAATGTGCTGTCCAAGGGTGGCAGTGACGATCCGATGAAACTGTATCAGCAGTTCCGCGGCAAAGAGGCAGGCATTGAGCCGCTGCTGCGCAGCCGCGGCCTGATGGATTGA
- a CDS encoding M3 family metallopeptidase — protein MRKSLLATAIGATLVLSACQDQAKETPAPAKQEATQAAPVAEQTAANVLLSPSPLDYHAPQFDKINNKDFLPAFETGLEEHKQQIDSIINNADAPSFDNTMVAMEKTGATLTRTLKAFFSMSALMSNDEIQDIEGKIVPKLTEHTDNIYLNDKLFARVAAVYAQKDALNAEDQRLVDHYYNQFVRAGAKLSDADKNKMRELNGELAKLATEFGQNILKSFKDDVLLVTDRAQLAGLSDGQIDGLAAAAKAAGKEGYLISLVNTTRQPLLTSLENRELRQKLWETSANRAMDTNGPLAIQLAKLRAEKAQLLGFKSWADYALGDQMAAKPEAVYGILDDLAPKAVARARAEAADIQAQIKATGGDFELQPWDWAFYAEQVRKAKYDLDESAIKPYFEFNTVLKDGLFFAMQKLYGITMKERKDLPVWNADVLAFEVFNEDDSPVGLFYLDPYARVGKNGGAWMDELVTQSFLEGNKPVVYNALNIPKPAEGQPTLMTFDEVTTMFHEFGHGIHGLFSQVKYPSLAGTSTARDFVEFPSQANEDWATLPEVLSHYAKHYQTGETIPAELLEKIQAASTFNQGYDTTEYLAAALLDMEWHSLPADAKVDDVKAFEAQVRAKHGLDFAPVLPRYQSTYFSHAFAGGYSAGYYAYLWTEVFAADAFAHSMAQGGLKRENGDIYRKTVLSMGNSQDLMQDYINFRGQKPTVDALLKRRGLVN, from the coding sequence ATGCGTAAATCACTTTTAGCCACCGCCATTGGTGCCACCCTGGTTCTGAGTGCCTGTCAGGATCAAGCCAAAGAAACCCCAGCCCCTGCCAAGCAGGAAGCCACCCAAGCCGCCCCCGTTGCCGAGCAAACCGCCGCCAACGTGCTGCTGAGCCCAAGTCCACTGGACTACCACGCGCCTCAGTTCGACAAGATCAACAACAAAGACTTCCTGCCCGCCTTCGAGACCGGCCTTGAAGAGCACAAGCAGCAGATAGACAGCATCATCAACAATGCTGATGCCCCAAGCTTTGACAACACCATGGTGGCCATGGAAAAGACAGGTGCCACTCTGACCCGCACCCTGAAAGCCTTCTTCAGCATGTCAGCCCTGATGTCCAACGATGAAATCCAGGACATTGAAGGCAAGATTGTCCCCAAGCTCACCGAGCACACAGACAACATCTACCTCAATGACAAGCTGTTTGCCCGTGTCGCCGCCGTCTATGCCCAGAAAGATGCCTTGAACGCCGAAGATCAGCGTCTGGTTGACCATTATTACAACCAGTTTGTCCGCGCCGGTGCCAAACTGAGCGACGCCGACAAGAACAAGATGCGTGAACTGAATGGCGAGCTGGCCAAACTGGCCACCGAATTCGGTCAGAACATTCTCAAGTCCTTCAAGGATGACGTGTTGCTGGTGACCGACCGCGCCCAACTGGCCGGTCTGAGCGATGGCCAAATCGACGGTCTGGCCGCTGCCGCCAAGGCCGCCGGCAAGGAAGGCTATTTGATAAGCCTGGTGAACACCACCCGCCAGCCTCTGCTGACCAGCCTGGAAAACCGCGAGCTGCGCCAGAAACTGTGGGAAACCTCAGCCAACCGCGCCATGGACACCAATGGTCCCCTGGCAATCCAGCTGGCCAAGCTGCGCGCCGAAAAGGCTCAACTGCTGGGCTTTAAGTCCTGGGCCGATTATGCCCTGGGCGATCAAATGGCCGCCAAGCCTGAAGCCGTGTATGGCATTCTCGACGACCTGGCGCCCAAGGCCGTGGCCCGCGCCCGTGCCGAAGCCGCCGACATCCAGGCACAAATCAAGGCCACAGGTGGCGACTTTGAGCTGCAACCCTGGGATTGGGCCTTCTATGCCGAACAGGTACGCAAGGCCAAGTACGATCTGGATGAAAGCGCAATCAAGCCTTACTTCGAATTCAACACAGTACTGAAAGACGGCCTGTTCTTCGCGATGCAGAAGCTGTACGGCATCACTATGAAAGAGCGCAAGGATCTGCCGGTTTGGAATGCAGACGTGCTGGCCTTTGAAGTGTTCAACGAAGATGACAGCCCGGTTGGCCTCTTCTATCTCGACCCCTATGCCCGCGTGGGTAAGAACGGCGGCGCCTGGATGGATGAACTGGTGACCCAGAGCTTCCTGGAAGGCAACAAGCCCGTGGTCTACAACGCGCTGAACATTCCCAAGCCTGCCGAAGGCCAACCTACCCTGATGACCTTCGATGAAGTGACCACCATGTTCCATGAATTCGGTCATGGCATCCACGGTCTGTTCTCCCAGGTGAAATACCCAAGCCTGGCCGGTACCTCCACCGCCCGTGACTTCGTGGAATTCCCGTCACAGGCCAACGAAGACTGGGCCACCCTGCCGGAAGTGCTGAGCCACTATGCCAAGCACTATCAGACAGGTGAAACCATTCCGGCCGAGCTGCTGGAGAAAATCCAGGCCGCCAGTACCTTCAACCAGGGTTATGACACCACTGAATACCTGGCCGCAGCCCTGTTGGACATGGAATGGCACTCACTGCCCGCCGATGCCAAGGTTGATGACGTCAAGGCCTTCGAGGCCCAGGTACGCGCCAAGCACGGTCTGGACTTCGCTCCAGTGCTGCCACGTTACCAGTCCACCTACTTCAGCCATGCCTTTGCCGGTGGCTATTCGGCCGGTTACTACGCCTACCTGTGGACCGAAGTGTTCGCTGCCGATGCCTTCGCCCACTCCATGGCCCAGGGCGGTCTGAAGCGTGAAAACGGTGACATCTACCGCAAGACGGTACTGTCCATGGGTAACAGCCAGGATCTGATGCAGGATTACATCAACTTCCGCGGTCAGAAACCCACTGTGGATGCCCTGCTGAAACGCCGCGGTCTGGTGAACTAA
- a CDS encoding M23 family metallopeptidase: MLCLGVSGIAQTNASAADLQLQGKLEQGALVRGTVPAGSKVSLNGKALRVTPEGRFAFGLDREAELEQHLELVYPDGLTEIKPLKIAKRDYQIQKVTGISKKIMEPSEADRARAAKDAAMVKAARGTDSDLTAFGSEFIWPLTGRISGVYGSQRVYNGVPGNPHYGVDVAAKTGTVVVAPADGVISLSVPDMFYSGGTLIIDHGYGVSSSFLHLSKLYVKPGDKVKQGDMVAEVGATGRASGPHLDWRLNWYQMRLDASSLVPPMEQVLDAPKKPAVQGQPRQQGK, encoded by the coding sequence ATGCTGTGCCTTGGCGTTTCGGGCATAGCTCAGACGAATGCTTCGGCTGCGGACCTGCAGTTGCAAGGCAAGCTGGAGCAGGGTGCTTTGGTGCGCGGCACTGTGCCCGCAGGCAGCAAGGTCAGCCTCAATGGCAAGGCGCTCAGGGTCACGCCCGAGGGGCGTTTTGCCTTTGGTCTGGACCGGGAAGCCGAGCTTGAGCAGCACCTGGAGCTGGTGTACCCAGATGGTTTGACCGAGATTAAGCCACTTAAAATCGCCAAGCGTGACTACCAGATCCAAAAGGTGACCGGCATCAGCAAGAAAATCATGGAGCCGAGCGAAGCCGACCGTGCCCGCGCCGCCAAGGATGCTGCCATGGTCAAGGCCGCCCGCGGCACGGATTCGGATTTGACAGCCTTTGGCAGTGAGTTTATCTGGCCCTTGACCGGGCGCATTTCCGGTGTCTACGGCAGTCAGCGGGTCTATAACGGCGTGCCCGGCAATCCGCACTATGGCGTGGATGTGGCCGCCAAGACCGGCACTGTGGTGGTGGCGCCGGCCGATGGGGTGATAAGCCTGTCGGTGCCCGACATGTTCTATTCCGGCGGCACCCTCATCATAGATCACGGCTATGGGGTCAGCTCCAGCTTCCTGCACCTGTCAAAGCTGTACGTTAAGCCCGGCGACAAGGTCAAGCAGGGTGACATGGTGGCCGAAGTGGGCGCCACCGGCCGCGCCTCCGGCCCGCACCTGGACTGGCGCCTCAACTGGTACCAGATGCGCCTCGATGCGTCTTCCCTGGTGCCACCCATGGAGCAGGTGCTGGATGCGCCGAAAAAGCCCGCGGTCCAAGGTCAGCCAAGGCAGCAGGGCAAATAA
- a CDS encoding YejL family protein: MAIQSKYTNTQVESLIAELLAVLDKHQAPTDLSLMVLGNCTSHLLNTQVSAASRGAVAEQFAKALAQSVKG; this comes from the coding sequence ATGGCTATCCAATCCAAATACACCAATACCCAAGTTGAATCCCTGATCGCCGAACTGCTGGCTGTGCTGGACAAGCATCAGGCCCCGACCGATCTGAGCCTGATGGTACTGGGTAACTGCACCAGCCACCTGCTGAACACCCAGGTGTCTGCCGCATCCCGTGGCGCCGTGGCGGAACAATTTGCCAAGGCCCTGGCCCAGTCGGTCAAGGGTTAA
- a CDS encoding 6-pyruvoyl trahydropterin synthase family protein, with protein sequence MQLFVKDLTVLDFSYLCPERGMVGESWIVDVLLDGGLDEQNMVLDFAKVKRTIKQTIDAVADHRLLVPTACNQIRWQQQGDRVWMDFDSQVGDMHLACPSQAFALVPSEVIDTESVTRFLQKALREALPENVEGIQLTLRNEQLDTPYYHYSHGLKKHDGNCQRIAHGHRSPVQVFENGMAAPKWDEYWARRWHDIYLGTEEDLVSVSELSLSAQTRINDESHWGFCYQAPQGEFQLAMPKGSCDIIPHDTTVELLAEFMAKSLAEKVPGSHFRVIAYEGIGKGAIASAGPLPE encoded by the coding sequence ATGCAACTTTTTGTTAAAGATTTGACTGTACTGGATTTTTCTTATTTGTGCCCCGAGCGCGGCATGGTGGGGGAAAGCTGGATAGTGGATGTGCTGCTGGACGGCGGCCTCGATGAGCAGAACATGGTGCTGGACTTTGCCAAGGTCAAACGCACCATCAAGCAGACCATAGATGCGGTGGCCGATCACCGCCTGCTGGTACCCACCGCCTGCAACCAGATCCGCTGGCAGCAGCAGGGCGACAGGGTGTGGATGGATTTCGACAGTCAGGTGGGCGACATGCACCTGGCCTGCCCCAGCCAGGCCTTTGCCCTGGTTCCCAGCGAAGTGATAGACACAGAATCCGTGACCCGTTTCCTGCAAAAGGCCCTGCGTGAGGCGTTGCCGGAGAACGTTGAGGGTATCCAACTGACGCTGCGCAACGAGCAGCTCGACACCCCTTACTACCACTACAGCCATGGCCTGAAGAAGCACGACGGCAACTGCCAGCGCATTGCCCACGGTCATCGCAGCCCGGTGCAGGTATTCGAGAACGGCATGGCCGCCCCCAAGTGGGACGAATACTGGGCCCGCCGTTGGCACGATATTTATTTGGGCACGGAGGAAGATCTGGTTTCCGTGTCCGAACTCAGCCTGTCGGCCCAGACTCGCATCAATGACGAGAGTCACTGGGGTTTTTGTTATCAGGCGCCCCAGGGCGAGTTCCAACTGGCCATGCCCAAGGGCAGTTGCGATATCATTCCACACGACACCACTGTGGAACTGTTGGCGGAATTCATGGCCAAGAGCCTGGCGGAAAAGGTTCCCGGCAGCCATTTCCGCGTCATCGCCTATGAGGGCATAGGCAAGGGCGCCATAGCCTCCGCCGGGCCTCTCCCCGAATAA
- a CDS encoding DUF3413 domain-containing protein, producing the protein MAERKQQLVRDKVSRLVNWGHWFAAFNGLLAIIVGSRYLDTVGYPETLIGWGYLSLSSIGQFSFLAFMVYLLLVFPVTLLLPYSKILRGLAATVATLALCLMLYDTIVYDDYGMHLSPFAFDLAWADLNALLHGTSYIITPLAIIGLELTAANFLWKRIDKLQKRKIGPKVAGFIAVCFISSHLVHIWADAADVKDITRFDDVYPLFYPATAKRFMENHGLDALAEDLPHEQQQQLQYPVNPLQCQKEQGAKVLLLTIDSLRADMVTEETMPFLSIYARDNQQFSQHYSGGNQAYSGLFSLLYGLQGSYLGNNAFAGQSPLLTRELARQGYSLARFMGETNDQLPQKLGIYDDFSAFISDDSRSSAAADLASIQSFRTWQADQTGPWFALLNLSAPENYDTPVGFSGTATISAPEELKPAQRVLFNQYRQSLRFIDASLQSLLTSLDDDIVVIITGLNGKLFTSNQTEARRDLSPQSVRVPLVIHWPGEPAARITHRTSHHGLVPLLMTRLLGCSNAITDYSAGRQLETPSEQQWVYVGDNRYFAIYQNDEVTVIDRHGKYRIYDGEFNQRLKKKMSAPELIQVMREGRRLYKH; encoded by the coding sequence ATGGCCGAACGCAAACAGCAATTGGTGCGTGACAAGGTATCGCGCCTGGTGAATTGGGGGCACTGGTTTGCCGCCTTCAACGGCCTGCTGGCCATCATAGTCGGCAGCCGCTACCTCGACACTGTGGGTTACCCCGAAACCCTTATCGGTTGGGGTTACCTGAGCCTGAGTTCCATCGGCCAATTCAGCTTCCTGGCCTTTATGGTCTACCTGCTGCTGGTGTTTCCCGTCACCCTGCTGCTGCCCTATTCCAAGATTTTGCGCGGCCTGGCGGCCACAGTCGCCACCCTGGCCCTGTGCCTGATGCTGTACGACACCATAGTCTACGACGACTATGGCATGCACCTGTCGCCCTTTGCCTTCGATCTCGCCTGGGCCGATCTCAATGCCCTGCTGCATGGTACCTCCTACATCATCACGCCGCTCGCCATCATTGGCCTGGAGCTGACCGCCGCCAACTTCCTGTGGAAGCGCATCGACAAGCTGCAGAAGCGCAAAATCGGTCCCAAGGTGGCGGGCTTTATTGCCGTCTGCTTTATCAGCAGCCACCTTGTCCATATCTGGGCCGATGCCGCCGATGTGAAAGACATCACCCGCTTTGACGATGTGTACCCGCTGTTTTACCCGGCCACAGCCAAACGTTTTATGGAAAACCACGGTCTGGACGCGCTGGCGGAAGATTTGCCCCATGAACAACAGCAGCAGCTGCAGTATCCGGTCAATCCGCTGCAATGCCAAAAGGAGCAAGGTGCCAAGGTACTGCTGCTGACCATCGACAGCCTGCGGGCCGACATGGTGACAGAAGAAACCATGCCCTTCCTCAGCATCTATGCCCGGGACAATCAACAGTTCAGCCAACATTACAGTGGCGGCAACCAGGCCTACAGCGGGCTGTTTTCCCTGCTCTACGGCCTGCAGGGCAGCTACCTTGGCAACAATGCCTTTGCCGGCCAAAGCCCGCTGCTGACCCGGGAACTGGCCCGCCAGGGCTATAGCCTGGCGCGCTTTATGGGCGAGACCAATGATCAGTTGCCGCAAAAGCTCGGCATCTATGACGACTTCAGCGCCTTTATCAGCGATGACAGCCGCTCCAGTGCCGCCGCCGATCTGGCCAGCATCCAGTCATTCCGTACCTGGCAGGCCGATCAGACCGGCCCCTGGTTCGCGCTGCTGAACCTGTCGGCGCCGGAAAATTACGATACCCCGGTCGGTTTTTCCGGCACGGCCACCATCAGCGCGCCCGAGGAGCTGAAACCGGCCCAGCGGGTGCTGTTCAATCAGTACCGCCAATCACTGCGCTTTATCGACGCCAGCCTGCAGTCGCTGCTGACCTCCCTGGATGACGACATTGTGGTGATCATCACAGGCCTGAACGGCAAGCTGTTCACCAGTAACCAGACCGAAGCCAGGCGCGATCTGTCGCCCCAGTCGGTGCGGGTGCCTCTGGTGATCCATTGGCCCGGCGAACCGGCCGCCAGGATAACCCACCGCACCAGCCATCACGGCCTGGTGCCGCTGCTGATGACCCGCCTGCTGGGTTGCAGCAATGCCATCACAGACTACAGCGCCGGTCGCCAGCTGGAGACGCCGAGCGAACAGCAGTGGGTCTATGTGGGTGACAACCGTTATTTCGCCATCTACCAGAATGACGAAGTGACAGTCATCGACCGCCACGGCAAGTACCGCATCTACGACGGCGAATTCAATCAGCGCCTGAAGAAGAAAATGAGCGCTCCCGAGCTTATCCAAGTGATGCGCGAAGGTCGGCGGCTGTATAAACATTGA
- a CDS encoding DUF4336 domain-containing protein, producing the protein MKPFGENIWLFDGPSVPFFGLPYSTRMTVVRLNDDKLWVHSPIALTPELQQQVSGLGAVTYLIAPNKLHYLFLAQWQAAFPESRLYVAPGVEHKLARVEHKLTRLQPPPVTSRQLAEMESATSPWNGDIEQLIFSGSPVMQEAVFFHRPSKTLILTDLIENFPPEHFKSWQRPLARITGILAPNGRTPLDWRLSFSGGKSEARDCLGQMLAWAPEKIVLAHGLCIEKDGSHFLRRSFDWLL; encoded by the coding sequence ATGAAACCCTTCGGCGAAAACATCTGGTTGTTTGATGGCCCGAGCGTGCCCTTTTTCGGCCTGCCCTACAGCACCCGCATGACTGTGGTGCGCCTCAATGATGACAAGCTGTGGGTCCACTCCCCCATAGCACTGACACCTGAGTTGCAACAGCAGGTGTCCGGGCTTGGCGCTGTGACTTATCTCATCGCCCCCAATAAACTGCACTATTTATTCCTTGCCCAGTGGCAGGCAGCATTTCCCGAGTCACGCCTCTATGTGGCCCCCGGAGTGGAACACAAGCTGGCCAGAGTGGAACACAAGCTGACCAGGCTGCAACCGCCGCCGGTGACAAGCCGGCAGCTGGCCGAGATGGAAAGTGCCACCAGCCCCTGGAACGGCGACATAGAGCAGCTTATTTTCAGCGGCTCCCCCGTGATGCAGGAAGCGGTGTTTTTCCACCGTCCTTCGAAGACGCTGATTTTGACCGACCTTATCGAAAACTTCCCGCCCGAGCATTTCAAGTCCTGGCAGAGACCGCTGGCAAGGATCACCGGCATTCTGGCCCCCAACGGCCGCACCCCGCTGGACTGGCGTTTGAGTTTCAGCGGCGGCAAGTCCGAAGCCCGGGATTGCCTGGGGCAAATGCTCGCCTGGGCGCCTGAGAAAATCGTGCTGGCACACGGCCTGTGCATTGAGAAGGACGGCAGTCACTTTCTGCGCCGCTCCTTCGACTGGCTGTTATAA
- the yejK gene encoding nucleoid-associated protein YejK, whose amino-acid sequence MTINIEQAIIHEIAQDNEGQLRCRLRPQPLLNGQAVSLMLEELHQSYTSKSGKGFGFFGTHGDDGEANPAFANALEEYRSGSLGFVEFSALASKLLQDELGKYDFSQGGFLLMASYTHMASDYLFVALLSAKSSMTVLDDMELTQINHLDLGNIQLAARIDLTEWQADKDSRKYISFIRGRAGRKVADFFLDFMGCVEGVNPKAQNKSLMNAVEDFVAGSELTKDERQSCRDKVFEFCTERFDAGRDIDIKDLADELADSGMDSFYDFAKGGDYDLDEEFPVDKSTLRQLKKFSGTGGGVTVSFDGGHLGERVIYDPISDTLLIKGVPANLKDQLDRRLKGE is encoded by the coding sequence ATGACTATTAACATCGAACAGGCCATCATCCACGAGATAGCCCAGGATAACGAGGGCCAGCTGCGCTGTCGCCTGCGTCCGCAACCCTTGCTCAATGGTCAGGCTGTGTCGCTGATGCTGGAAGAGCTGCACCAATCCTACACCAGCAAATCCGGCAAGGGCTTCGGCTTTTTTGGCACCCATGGCGATGACGGCGAGGCCAATCCCGCCTTTGCCAACGCACTGGAAGAATACCGCAGCGGCAGCCTCGGCTTTGTGGAATTCTCGGCGCTGGCAAGCAAGTTGCTGCAGGACGAGCTGGGCAAATACGACTTCAGCCAGGGCGGCTTTTTGCTGATGGCCAGCTATACCCACATGGCCAGCGACTATCTGTTTGTGGCCCTGCTCAGTGCCAAGTCCTCCATGACGGTACTGGACGACATGGAGCTGACCCAGATTAACCATTTGGATCTGGGCAACATCCAGCTGGCGGCCCGTATCGATTTGACCGAGTGGCAGGCCGACAAGGACTCCCGCAAATACATTTCCTTTATCCGTGGCCGCGCCGGGCGCAAGGTGGCAGACTTCTTCCTCGATTTCATGGGCTGTGTCGAAGGGGTCAACCCCAAGGCGCAGAACAAGAGCCTGATGAATGCGGTGGAGGACTTTGTTGCCGGTTCCGAGCTGACCAAGGACGAGCGCCAAAGTTGCCGTGACAAGGTGTTTGAGTTTTGCACCGAGCGCTTCGACGCCGGTCGCGACATTGACATCAAGGACCTGGCAGATGAGCTGGCCGACAGCGGCATGGACTCCTTCTACGACTTTGCCAAGGGCGGCGACTACGACCTCGATGAAGAATTCCCGGTGGACAAGTCGACCTTAAGGCAGCTTAAGAAATTCTCCGGCACAGGTGGCGGCGTCACCGTCAGTTTCGACGGCGGTCATCTGGGCGAACGGGTGATCTACGATCCCATCTCCGACACCCTGTTGATCAAAGGCGTGCCGGCGAACCTCAAGGATCAGCTGGACAGGCGTCTCAAGGGCGAATAA